ctctctctctccattttTGCCTGAATTCCTCAGCATCATCCCACTAATCAAAGGTGTTGTAATCACCAAACACAGTAAAGGATTAAATCACTcatcactgtttttaaatgtactatttttttgtcttcatagTACTTCATGCTTACTCATCAGAAAATCGGACTGTGTCAGGTTGCCATGTTTGCCCAGATAATGAATGGCTAAGGGTGCTGCGCATTCATTTGGAACAAtgtagtgactttttttttggacaggAACTACTTGAGACGTTCGAAGAGTTAACATTATTAGCAGATGATGTACAGCAATggaattcattcatcttctgttacgcttctcctcactcgggtcgcgggctgctggagcctatcccagctatcttcgggcgagaggcggggtacaccttgaactggtcgacagccaatcgcagggcacatataaacaaacagccattcacactcgcaatggaattttctgagccaatcaAAACCTAGTACTCACCAAGACCATGCTGTCAGCCTGTGTGCTCTCACACAAATATCGTAGCGGCCCTTCGATGCGCAAAACAACCCCAACACTGATCGATCTATGTATTCTTTTAGACATTCGTAATTTCTTATTTTAGAAAACAGGGCTGTTGTAACAGTCTTGGAAACGTATAGTTTTCCAGacaatagtttccattttccatacttgcCGAGGAACCCTGTTTTTTGTATGAAAGCACTTTATACATCATGTTTGATTGATTTACTGtgtgtatttaataataataacaataaaactcTACGGGGGTTTGGGTGTTCCTGAATCTtctcacatttttatttctgagCTTGACAGCTGGTCTAATGCTGCGGCTGctgctatttttttgttgttgttggtttttattCAAATTGACAAATTAAGAGATTTTAAATTAAGCAGGAAGCTGTTAGATTCTTTCAGCTTAAGAGTTTAATAACATGATTATCTACAATAATTTTACAAACTTTCCATCAGGAAGGACACAAATCATAACGCCATAAATGTGAAacgacaattacatttttttcacgAATTTTTCAGAAAggacttttcaaaataaaagcttcactaagaaaaaaaatgggccTAGCGTGGAGTTGGACGTCATTTGGTGGATTGAGCCTCAATATTGATCATGAACAAGTTGGAGGAAAAATACAAGTTGGCACGTGACATTTAACTTGCCGATCGGGCGGAAATCCAACCAGCGCCGCCGTGggctgtgtgtgagtgttgggCGGGGGCTATGTGGGGGTTCAGTCCAGAGCGGCGTGCAGCAGGGCGCCGTGCCCCCCTGCCATCTTCGATTTCTTCATCTTGGCAATGGCTCTCTGAAGGTCGGACGCGTGAATGGGACGTATGAAATCCTCCGACGGGCTGAAATACACAAACGGGAAGCCCTTACAGACGAGGAATATTGGGGTAATATTGGGGTAACACTGGGGACAAATACATTACTCACCCGTCGCTGCGAGTGTGCACAAAGTCTCGAACGCACAGCAGGGCACCGTCGCGGCACATCTCCCGAAGGTCACTTCCGGAGAATCCTTCCGTTTCCTTGGCGATCTCGGGAAGCTCCACTGACTCGTCCACCTTTCGGAAGggaggaaaggaaggaaggaagaaagggaGGAAGGAGGCACGGCAGGCAGCGCTCAGACGGCTGGCAGTGAGCGACGACAACTCCTCCGCAAAGTCAACTCACGCTCTCGTTTTCCAGGATAAGTTTGAGGATCTGCTCCCGCTGACGCAAACTCTGCAACGTGGAAAAGACGAGagaaaggagaggaaaaaaagacatgacAGAGAAGATGAGAAAAGACGGCAGAAGTTGGCACGGCGATTTGTGGTTTTGCTAGAAGCTTCTAGATCGGCTGggcaaaggttttttttcccccaaacagTCAGACGGGCCAGCTCATTCCTGTGTATTTTAGCCATGAAAGAATTCActcattttttgttatttttaaaaaatgttttaattataacACATTCTgtcttacagtaaaaaaaaaagtatgtttgttgaattattttactatttttcttATAATTACAATTAgccaataattttaaaaaaatattttgaaatgtatttgtacattttattttactatttagttttttttttgactaatacataaaacaatgttaaatgtatatatatttttatttgacaagtTATACTTTTATcctttatttcaaacatttaatgaGCTAAATGTCTaggaatagaaaaataaaaatgaaaaaaacagctaCGGGCGATGACGTGCTGGTATGCATACCGGCTGGTTGATGTGGAACCTGGTGGGCATCCTCCTCAAGATGGCAGAGTCCAGATCTTGCGGTCGGTTGGTGGCGCCCATGACGATCACCTGACAAGAGCGGCGGGCGTAGTTATGGCGGGCGGGCGCTAGCCGTCACGGTTAGCCACCGTCTCACCTGACACCGGTGGTCCGTGTCTAGGCCATCCCACAGACTCATGAACTGCGCCTTCATCATGGCCGTCGCCTCGTGGTCCGAGCTCGAGCGATTCCTCAGGAATGAATCTACGCGCACGCAAACAGACAAAAACGCAGATGCACACATACAAACGTAATCAATCACAAACAAACCaatgcatgtacacacacacacgcacacaaacagagCCCTGCGGTTGAGTGCCTTGATGTTCCCAGGTGGTGCCCCCGCCACCATTTTGTGTTAGCTACTGTATCTCAACTAAGGTGTTTGTCGACAAAGCCGCACGTCGCCTATGCCGACCGAGCGGCGGCTCCCAACTGGAAAATCAACATTTTGATGGCATTTGACATGACAAATCATGTCACCCGTGTCGTCGACGAAGCCGCGTTCGTCACCTATTTCGTCGACGAAGATGACGGCAGGCTGCAGTTTGACGGCCAAGGAGAAGACGGCGGCGGCGAGCTTCTGCGATTCGCCGTACCACTTGTCCGTCAACGTGCTGGGCTGCAGGTTGATGAAGCGGAAGCCCGCCTCCTTGGCCGTCGCCTTGGCAATCAGCGTCTTGCCGCAACCGGGCGGCCCGTAGAGCAGGACCCCTGTTACCGTGACAACTGTGTCACGTTGAGGAGGAGtaggaggatgatgaggaggacCACCTCTGACCTTTGGGGGGCTGCAGCAGTCTGGATGTTTGGAAGAGATGTCGTTTTTGGACGGGCATGATGACGGTCTCCTGGAGCTCCGTGATGACCTCGTCGAGACCGCCAATGTCGCGCCACGACAtctaaaattcacaaaaacgcTAATTAAGAACACCACACGGCAGCATCTGGTGGTTTTTGCATTTGTGCGTTCTTTGCCGTTTGTGTGCGCATTGGATGTTTGTGGatgttaatgtgtgtgtatgtgcgtgcgcaAATGCGTACAGACCTGCATGCTAAGCGGGTCCACCAGGTGTGCGGCGATGCTCATCTCGTACTCGGATAGCTTGACATCTTTGACGCCGATCTGCCGCATCAACTTCTCCGCCTGACGGACGCGCACAAGGAAAAACGCTAGTGCCGCGTTGTGGCGCATCGTCACAgaaactagttttttttttcattccaatGTTGATCTCTTGTTACGCTCCAGATAAATTTTGgcgtattttattattaccctaatttatcatttatttcatCAGTTTTTGTCCttaaggggaaaaaagctgCATCACGCCCAGACAGACAAGTCtgaaagtggggggggggggggggggggggggcgctatattgcagatattaattacagttgttactctattttgaATAGAGTTTGCCCAAAGTTTTTTGTGTAATCCATTGCTCCAGCTCTCTCtcaatacatatattttttattgtttgaggTATGTTTACAGACCTTTCAAATAATTCAAGTGCCataaatgcaacaaatacaTGCTTAGGGCGTATTCAAATCGGGTATTTCTATGTGACggatttcacttattgcggaGGTGGACTTGAATGAGACGCACATGACTGATGGCGGATTAGCTTCTGTTTAGCGATCGATTGAGAGGTTTGCAGCCGCTCGGCTCCCCGCACGTGAAAGCCGACGAGCCCGCAACTGGCGGCTCCGCCTCCCCCCTCGGAAGAAAAACTCAAGTCAGCAACGCCGAGGGAGAAATATAAGATAACCAGACAATTACAAACCGTATGGTAGACATTTTTACAGCACACGTGCAGTTCTATCTTCTGCGCTCGCTCGGTTGTCACGTGAACGTTCCCCTCCccaccccaaacacacacacataggggGAGTCTTGTCTAAAAAAATTTCATACGCCGTCTTTCCGGCACTACACCCGAGTACTTTAAGCCATGCCTACAGGTATTTTCGCATATAACAAAATATTATGCCTATAATATacatgaaatatactgtatcatattGTAATATGAtactattgattttttttttatatctgtgactgtttagtttttttttttccaaacggGGTTACTACTGTTATTGTAATTATTCCCACTTTTATTATGATgtgcatcattatttttttctgtaaacaattgacatcatcatcaacactgattagtgcacgcacgcacgcacacgcagtcCCAAATTCaggtttattagttttttttgtcagtctcaCTATACTTGTGCCCATTATTGCTCCACCATAAAAACCAACTTGAGAGTGGCCTTCTTTTGCCGCGCCGGCGTCAACTGACTTGTTTCTGCGCCTCCACCTTCTGCTTGCGCGTGGGGTCGATGGCGTCCACCATCCACTTGATGGTGAAGTAGGTGACGGCACCGAAGACGGTGAGGCGGAACAGGAGCCCCAGCACCTCGTTCCTGCCCAGGGGCCGTGCCACCTGCTCCACCGGAAGCTCCCTCAGCACCATGACGATCGACGTGAGCCCGCCGCACCTCAAGACGTCGCTCACGTCGCCAACTAGGATGCGCACAAAGTGTAAGCCGTGTCAGAAGTACATCTGGACACGGCGGCaatgggttagggttacatCATAGGGATTGAGGAGTCAGAAATGATTAATTGTTACCAACCCAGTCATTCCTGACTTCCCGATCACTACAAAGGGATTGTGAGTGGACATTTTAGGGAACTATCTAGGTCCACAAGTTGACGTGAGCAATCAAACTAGACTCAGCATTGTGACAGACTGCCATTTTGTGGAAATCTTGTCACGCTGCTAATTATAAAAATGACACACATTGACTGACGCACGGGGCGGTGAGGCATCAAGACCGGGAACAGCGTGCATCGATCGCAACCCTCCTCGACAAATCGATTTAAagggcatcatcatcatcgcttCCATTCAAGGTTTCAATCGTGTCCGAAAACTATGAACGAGTGGTTTTGGACGCCGAAATCGagcaacattttcatctttgtcagaagaATCACAGAAAATCTCAACAGAATTGAAAAGTTAAAAAACGCGGTGGTAACAGTATTTCCGAACAACGTCATCGGCTACCTTGCgcgaaacaatgagaaaacgCAATTTTGGTGGACCTCCGTTAAATCCAAATGCCGGGAATCCGGCACagcaaaatggaaaaattaTTGCGGCCGGTTTTCTGGATTTAGTAAGATGCTTAGTACAATATGGACATCGCCTTAAACTCTCCAATTGGGATGATTTCATTTCTCTCAAGGGATGACTTCATCTATCTACGTATCCATCTCTTCATCTAAATGCGAATCTACAAATCTGTTTATATTTGTCTGTCTTTCTTTGGTGGTTGTCTCGTTTCCAAAAGCGAAAGTAGTCCGCGTTGCTctagttagcattagcattaggtTGACCTTCCGAGCTCTCCACGGCCTCAAAGCGGCTTCCCGAGACGGCAAAgttacacaaaacattttggctAAAACGACAACAAGTCAAAACTACACAAATGTGTCAGTTGTGTTCACTCTAGTGGCAAAATGCTCACCTTGCTGATAATCTTGGCTGCGGTTCGGAGGAGAAAGCTGGCGAGTGCTTCTTCTTCGTTTACGTTCCAATTCAGCAGTAGTAAGACCGCGTGATCTCATGTCGCCATCTACAGGCCAAGCCGATCCACAGCATAATGACGTCTACGTTTATTTGAAATCGAATaattgtgtgcgcgcgcgtcacAATGACCTACgtggtggtacactcgcctgactatGGTgcggcagcgtgggttcagttctcattcagtgacggtgtgaatggttgtccatgtctatatgtgccctgcgactgactggcgaccagttgagagTGTAGTcaacccgaagtcagctgggataggctccagccccccgaaccaggatgagcggtgttgtaaatggatggacagaaattgtgtgtttgtatgagcAAGTGTGACGTAATCGGTCCCATCAATGTTCAACAGCGCAACGATTTGTTTTGGAAGAAATCTAAAAAGTGAAGTAATATAGAAATGTATGTCACCTCATCATTTTTCTCTACCTTTCCAAAGAGCACAATTCAGTAATAAAAGCAAACCCGTCTGGAGttctggaaaataaatattccagAGTGTATACAACTCCTGAAggttatgtctttatgtctccaaagtgttctctgtcaattgactgtctgttgtcatactagagcggctccaattaccggagacaaattccatgtttgtttttttggacatgcttggcaaataaagatgattctgaatatactaaacaagaaaatgtaacaatatacatgaaatgaatgtttttaataCAACAAGCTATTCTCTTGAAGAGGAACATTTGATTGAAAGTCTAACTTAaggttattttataaaaaaaaaaaaaaaaaaaaaaaaaaaaaaaaaaagctaaagac
The sequence above is a segment of the Phycodurus eques isolate BA_2022a chromosome 19, UOR_Pequ_1.1, whole genome shotgun sequence genome. Coding sequences within it:
- the atad1b gene encoding outer mitochondrial transmembrane helix translocase isoform X3; translation: MRSRGLTTAELERKRRRSTRQLSPPNRSQDYQQVGDVSDVLRCGGLTSIVMVLRELPVEQVARPLGRNEVLGLLFRLTVFGAVTYFTIKWMVDAIDPTRKQKVEAQKQAEKLMRQIGVKDVKLSEYEMSIAAHLVDPLSMQMSWRDIGGLDEVITELQETVIMPVQKRHLFQTSRLLQPPKDSFLRNRSSSDHEATAMMKAQFMSLWDGLDTDHRCQVIVMGATNRPQDLDSAILRRMPTRFHINQPSLRQREQILKLILENESVDESVELPEIAKETEGFSGSDLREMCRDGALLCVRDFVHTRSDGPSEDFIRPIHASDLQRAIAKMKKSKMAGGHGALLHAALD
- the atad1b gene encoding outer mitochondrial transmembrane helix translocase isoform X2; translation: MVLRELPVEQVARPLGRNEVLGLLFRLTVFGAVTYFTIKWMVDAIDPTRKQKVEAQKQAEKLMRQIGVKDVKLSEYEMSIAAHLVDPLSMQMSWRDIGGLDEVITELQETVIMPVQKRHLFQTSRLLQPPKGVLLYGPPGCGKTLIAKATAKEAGFRFINLQPSTLTDKWYGESQKLAAAVFSLAVKLQPAVIFVDEIDSFLRNRSSSDHEATAMMKAQFMSLWDGLDTDHRCQVIVMGATNRPQDLDSAILRRMPTRFHINQPSLRQREQILKLILENESVDESVELPEIAKETEGFSGSDLREMCRDGALLCVRDFVHTRSDGPSEDFIRPIHASDLQRAIAKMKKSKMAGGHGALLHAALD
- the atad1b gene encoding outer mitochondrial transmembrane helix translocase isoform X1, producing MRSRGLTTAELERKRRRSTRQLSPPNRSQDYQQVGDVSDVLRCGGLTSIVMVLRELPVEQVARPLGRNEVLGLLFRLTVFGAVTYFTIKWMVDAIDPTRKQKVEAQKQAEKLMRQIGVKDVKLSEYEMSIAAHLVDPLSMQMSWRDIGGLDEVITELQETVIMPVQKRHLFQTSRLLQPPKGVLLYGPPGCGKTLIAKATAKEAGFRFINLQPSTLTDKWYGESQKLAAAVFSLAVKLQPAVIFVDEIDSFLRNRSSSDHEATAMMKAQFMSLWDGLDTDHRCQVIVMGATNRPQDLDSAILRRMPTRFHINQPSLRQREQILKLILENESVDESVELPEIAKETEGFSGSDLREMCRDGALLCVRDFVHTRSDGPSEDFIRPIHASDLQRAIAKMKKSKMAGGHGALLHAALD